One Lysinibacillus sp. OF-1 DNA segment encodes these proteins:
- a CDS encoding DsrE/DsrF/DrsH-like family protein, producing the protein MSNKVAIIASNGGLFDAYKVFNIATAAAASEKEVAIFFTFEGLNLIHKQGMHVLPMPAGAEHYAKGFSKANVPAIPQLVEMAQELGVKFIACQMTMDVMGLSTDDFIDGIEVGGAVTFLEFAKDAAPSLTF; encoded by the coding sequence ATGTCAAACAAGGTAGCAATCATTGCAAGTAATGGTGGTTTATTTGATGCATATAAAGTGTTTAATATCGCAACGGCTGCGGCAGCTTCTGAGAAGGAGGTAGCCATCTTCTTTACGTTTGAAGGGCTGAATCTCATTCATAAACAAGGGATGCATGTACTACCGATGCCTGCTGGCGCGGAGCATTATGCAAAAGGTTTTTCAAAAGCAAATGTACCAGCCATCCCACAACTGGTGGAAATGGCACAAGAACTAGGGGTGAAATTTATTGCTTGTCAAATGACTATGGATGTCATGGGTTTATCAACAGATGATTTTATTGACGGTATTGAAGTAGGTGGAGCTGTAACTTTCCTTGAGTTTGCCAAAGATGCAGCGCCATCACTAACTTTCTAG
- a CDS encoding sulfurtransferase TusA family protein, with translation MKSDFQLDAKGLSCPMPIVKTKKVMADLLDGQILEVSATDKGSKADIAAWAETVGHQYIGTLEADGVLKHYIRKCTNEQIVEMTFGQIIDLEQITNREGLILDVREETEFAFGHIEGAKSIPMGELMARLTELDKEQEIYVICRTGTRSDMAAQKLASHGFTKVFNVLPGMTSWTGNLTKSI, from the coding sequence ATGAAGTCTGATTTTCAGCTAGATGCTAAAGGACTATCTTGTCCAATGCCGATAGTGAAAACGAAGAAGGTGATGGCTGATTTACTGGATGGTCAAATTTTAGAAGTTTCTGCGACAGATAAAGGATCAAAAGCGGATATTGCTGCATGGGCTGAAACGGTCGGTCATCAATACATTGGTACGTTAGAGGCAGACGGTGTGCTAAAGCATTATATTCGCAAATGTACAAATGAACAAATAGTAGAGATGACATTTGGTCAAATAATTGATCTAGAGCAGATTACCAATCGTGAGGGATTGATTCTTGATGTACGTGAGGAGACAGAATTCGCTTTTGGACATATTGAGGGAGCAAAATCTATTCCGATGGGTGAACTAATGGCACGACTTACGGAGCTTGATAAAGAGCAGGAGATTTATGTCATCTGTCGTACAGGAACACGCAGTGATATGGCTGCACAAAAGCTCGCTTCACATGGTTTTACAAAGGTATTTAATGTCTTGCCGGGGATGACATCCTGGACGGGCAATTTAACAAAAAGCATTTAA
- a CDS encoding rhodanese-like domain-containing protein encodes MKEITAKEVQQAMEQGSKLNLIDVREVNEVETGHIPGVIHIPLGLLEFRLHELNKNEPYIMVCRSGGRSGRATQILESNGFIVSNMAGGMLAWEGAVKI; translated from the coding sequence ATGAAGGAAATTACAGCAAAAGAAGTTCAACAAGCAATGGAGCAGGGAAGCAAGTTGAATCTTATTGATGTACGAGAGGTAAATGAGGTAGAGACTGGTCATATTCCAGGTGTTATTCATATCCCGCTCGGATTATTAGAGTTTCGACTACATGAATTAAATAAGAATGAGCCGTATATTATGGTTTGTCGATCAGGTGGACGTAGTGGTCGTGCTACTCAAATACTAGAAAGTAATGGCTTTATTGTATCCAACATGGCTGGTGGTATGCTTGCTTGGGAAGGCGCAGTAAAAATATAG
- a CDS encoding rhodanese-like domain-containing protein — protein METWIVIALIAAFFIWRMKPTKGIHSISAAQLKNMLNDKDKVFIDVRTPAEYKGRNIPQFKNVPLGSSFDKLPKDKEIIVICQSGMRSSQACKKLKKQGFKHVTNVRGGMSAY, from the coding sequence ATGGAAACATGGATTGTTATTGCGCTTATCGCAGCGTTTTTCATTTGGCGAATGAAGCCTACTAAAGGTATTCATTCAATTTCTGCTGCACAATTAAAAAATATGCTTAATGATAAAGATAAGGTATTTATTGATGTGCGTACACCAGCTGAGTATAAGGGACGTAACATTCCGCAATTTAAAAATGTTCCGCTTGGATCAAGCTTTGACAAACTACCAAAGGACAAAGAAATTATTGTCATTTGTCAAAGTGGAATGCGAAGTAGCCAGGCTTGTAAGAAACTAAAAAAACAAGGCTTTAAGCATGTTACCAATGTTCGTGGCGGAATGAGTGCATACTAG
- a CDS encoding metal-sensitive transcriptional regulator → MAYGSNTANRVKRMEGQLRGILRMMEDGQNCKDVITQLSAVRSAVDKTIGVIVSENLLDCVSTAKGDAEKVNFAIQEAMDLVVKSR, encoded by the coding sequence ATGGCTTATGGTTCTAACACAGCAAATCGTGTGAAACGTATGGAAGGCCAATTACGGGGTATTTTACGTATGATGGAAGACGGTCAAAACTGTAAGGATGTGATAACGCAGCTATCTGCCGTACGTTCCGCGGTTGATAAGACGATAGGTGTTATTGTTAGTGAAAATTTATTGGATTGTGTATCAACAGCTAAAGGTGATGCAGAAAAAGTGAATTTCGCTATTCAAGAGGCAATGGATTTAGTTGTGAAAAGTCGATAG
- the hmpA gene encoding NO-inducible flavohemoprotein: MLKQETIQIIKATVPVLEVHGVEITKTFYKNMFQAHPELLNIFNHTNQEQGRQQTALANTVYAAAVHIGNLEAILPAVMLIAHKHRSLGILPEHYPIVGENLLKAIKEVLGDAATDDIINAWAEAYGVIADIFIQVEEELYQKTENNGGWRLFKPLKVAKKVVESDLVTSVYFVNEDGSPLPAYEPGQYISIRVKVPGEEYLMNRQYTLSQANAEDGYRISVKRESDHTPNGKVSNYIHDDLQVGDLVDVSAPAGLFVLEETAAPITFVSGGIGVTPLNSMLQSLHDDAVNEVNFIQCARNEKVVAFSDDIQEKVKVLPNASYTALFSEEDKLITKELLAEKVANNADVYVCGPVGFMEAVIKNLQEIGVKDEKIHYEFFGPAMQLAK, from the coding sequence ATGTTAAAACAAGAAACAATTCAAATTATTAAAGCAACAGTACCTGTATTAGAAGTTCACGGTGTTGAGATCACGAAGACGTTTTACAAAAATATGTTTCAAGCTCATCCAGAATTATTAAATATTTTTAATCACACGAACCAAGAACAAGGTCGTCAGCAAACAGCATTAGCTAACACTGTTTATGCTGCTGCAGTTCATATTGGAAATTTAGAAGCAATTTTACCAGCAGTAATGCTTATAGCACATAAACACCGTAGTTTAGGTATTTTACCTGAACATTACCCAATCGTTGGGGAAAACTTATTAAAAGCTATTAAGGAAGTACTTGGTGACGCAGCAACCGATGACATTATTAATGCATGGGCTGAGGCATATGGCGTTATAGCAGATATTTTCATTCAAGTAGAAGAAGAGTTATACCAGAAAACTGAGAATAACGGTGGATGGCGTTTATTTAAACCATTAAAAGTGGCGAAGAAAGTTGTTGAAAGTGACTTAGTTACATCCGTTTACTTTGTGAATGAAGATGGCTCACCACTGCCAGCTTATGAACCAGGTCAATATATTAGCATCCGTGTGAAAGTGCCAGGCGAAGAGTATTTGATGAACCGTCAATACACACTTTCACAAGCGAATGCAGAAGACGGCTATCGTATTTCTGTAAAACGAGAAAGCGATCATACGCCAAATGGTAAAGTTTCAAACTATATTCATGATGACTTACAAGTAGGAGATTTAGTTGATGTAAGTGCTCCAGCTGGGTTATTTGTTTTAGAAGAAACGGCTGCACCAATTACATTTGTAAGTGGTGGTATCGGTGTAACACCTTTAAACAGTATGTTGCAATCTTTACATGATGATGCAGTGAATGAAGTAAACTTTATCCAATGTGCTCGTAATGAGAAAGTTGTAGCGTTCAGCGATGACATTCAGGAGAAAGTAAAGGTACTACCGAATGCATCCTATACAGCTTTATTCTCTGAAGAAGATAAGCTTATTACAAAAGAGTTATTAGCAGAAAAAGTTGCTAATAATGCAGATGTTTATGTATGTGGGCCTGTAGGCTTTATGGAAGCTGTTATTAAAAACTTACAGGAAATTGGCGTGAAAGATGAAAAAATTCACTATGAATTCTTCGGACCAGCCATGCAATTAGCTAAATAA
- a CDS encoding Rrf2 family transcriptional regulator, with the protein MRLTLYTDYSLRTLIYLGAKEDGQLSTIQEISDAYNISKNHLMKVTHQLGLLGYIETIRGRGGGIRLAIDPKTITIGEIVRHTEEDFHLVECFDKENNLCKIAPECQLKGVLYEALQAYLNVLDRYTLDDFLHSKEKLMALLLGK; encoded by the coding sequence ATGCGCTTAACTTTATACACAGACTACTCTCTGCGTACTCTTATTTATCTAGGTGCGAAGGAAGATGGTCAATTATCAACTATTCAAGAGATTTCAGATGCTTATAATATATCGAAAAACCATTTAATGAAGGTGACACATCAGCTTGGATTATTAGGGTATATCGAAACGATTCGTGGACGTGGTGGTGGCATTCGCTTAGCCATCGATCCAAAAACCATTACTATCGGTGAAATTGTTCGTCATACAGAAGAAGATTTTCATCTTGTAGAATGTTTCGATAAAGAAAATAATCTATGTAAAATAGCCCCAGAATGTCAGCTGAAAGGTGTTCTGTATGAAGCTTTACAAGCCTATTTGAACGTATTAGATCGCTATACATTAGACGATTTCTTACATTCCAAAGAAAAGTTAATGGCTCTTCTGCTTGGGAAATAA
- a CDS encoding GNAT family N-acetyltransferase: MAVTLVKHDIKYAEAMHELSSMPQVRDALGLPAGKVEDTINFIKRECVDEEEGKTVPRVVLNEEGQLIGVTSLMFIDHDKKSCHIGSWLGHQFWGKDYNLEAKTAILDIAFFELGLARVFAGARKVNIRSQKAQEKLPFIRLGVESKYPEEHSWLEVKEKQPCVLNVFEREDFVRYRISLQKVDGNREDFLPQLMLADESEMVVREYLDKGTLFEIKCGELLVGVALVIAQSDTTIELKNIAIVPKYQGKGMGKEVLRQLTEICQKEGYQTVLVGTANSSIDNIAFYQKAGFRMEAIEKDFFRHYPEPIYENGIRALDMIFFSKAL; this comes from the coding sequence ATGGCGGTAACTTTAGTGAAGCATGATATTAAATATGCTGAGGCGATGCATGAGTTATCTTCTATGCCGCAGGTGCGAGATGCCCTCGGGTTACCTGCTGGTAAGGTAGAAGATACCATTAATTTTATCAAACGTGAATGTGTGGACGAGGAAGAGGGGAAGACGGTTCCTCGTGTAGTTTTGAATGAGGAAGGGCAACTGATTGGTGTAACATCCCTAATGTTTATAGATCATGATAAAAAGAGCTGTCATATTGGCTCTTGGCTAGGTCACCAATTTTGGGGGAAAGACTATAATCTTGAAGCCAAAACAGCTATCTTAGACATTGCATTTTTCGAGCTAGGACTAGCACGGGTTTTTGCTGGGGCTCGGAAGGTAAATATCCGATCACAAAAAGCACAAGAAAAACTGCCTTTTATTCGATTAGGTGTGGAAAGTAAATATCCAGAGGAGCATTCATGGTTGGAGGTGAAGGAAAAACAACCGTGTGTGTTAAATGTCTTTGAACGTGAAGATTTTGTCCGTTATCGAATATCCCTACAGAAGGTAGATGGCAATCGTGAAGATTTTTTACCACAATTAATGCTAGCTGATGAAAGTGAAATGGTAGTTCGAGAATACTTAGATAAAGGCACTTTATTTGAAATTAAGTGTGGGGAGCTGCTGGTGGGGGTGGCGTTAGTCATTGCGCAATCTGATACAACGATCGAGTTGAAGAATATTGCTATTGTGCCAAAGTACCAAGGGAAGGGAATGGGCAAAGAGGTATTACGACAACTCACTGAAATATGCCAGAAGGAAGGCTATCAAACAGTGCTTGTTGGAACAGCCAACTCAAGTATTGATAATATTGCCTTTTATCAAAAAGCAGGCTTTCGCATGGAGGCTATTGAAAAAGATTTCTTCCGCCATTATCCAGAGCCTATTTATGAAAACGGCATTCGCGCATTAGATATGATTTTCTTTTCAAAGGCATTATAA
- a CDS encoding VOC family protein: protein MKSATPFLMFQGQANEAIEQYKQWFPDLEVVSLAYMDNSQQVAMAVLHLKGLKLLVNDSAIQHEFTFTPSTSVFIECDSEEEINRFVAQMLEGGQALMPLNHYGFSKQFAWIQDRFGMSWQLSYD from the coding sequence ATGAAAAGCGCGACTCCATTTTTAATGTTTCAAGGGCAGGCCAATGAGGCGATTGAACAATATAAGCAGTGGTTTCCAGATTTAGAAGTTGTTAGCTTAGCGTATATGGATAATTCACAACAGGTAGCAATGGCAGTCCTCCATTTAAAGGGATTAAAATTGCTGGTGAATGATAGTGCCATTCAACACGAGTTTACGTTTACTCCATCAACATCAGTCTTTATAGAGTGTGATTCGGAGGAGGAAATAAACCGTTTTGTTGCCCAAATGCTAGAAGGCGGCCAAGCATTAATGCCACTTAATCATTATGGTTTTTCTAAACAGTTTGCATGGATTCAAGATCGTTTTGGCATGTCCTGGCAATTATCGTATGATTGA
- a CDS encoding DUF1801 domain-containing protein, with translation MKNVYMEQVEEKWRDAFSELVAVVETNVPDGFEQTMQYGMVSYVVPLTSYPEGYHVTPNTPLPFISLAVQKRHIALYHMGIYADPALLSWFQEEYAKRVPTKLNMEKSCIRFTNAKNIPFDLIGELVSKITPTQWISHYEGVKK, from the coding sequence ATGAAAAATGTATATATGGAGCAAGTCGAAGAAAAATGGCGTGATGCATTTAGTGAGCTTGTTGCTGTCGTAGAAACGAATGTACCAGATGGATTTGAACAAACAATGCAATATGGAATGGTCAGTTATGTGGTACCATTAACATCCTATCCTGAGGGTTACCATGTGACACCGAATACGCCATTACCTTTTATTAGCCTAGCTGTACAGAAGCGTCATATTGCACTCTACCACATGGGTATTTATGCAGATCCAGCATTGCTTTCTTGGTTCCAAGAGGAGTATGCAAAGCGAGTGCCCACAAAATTAAATATGGAGAAAAGCTGTATTCGATTTACAAATGCAAAAAATATTCCATTTGATTTAATCGGTGAGCTTGTGTCAAAAATAACCCCTACGCAATGGATTTCACATTATGAAGGAGTGAAAAAATAG
- a CDS encoding DUF1648 domain-containing protein, with the protein MYRPILKLPKTKSEKIWNYIGGGIFVVSIIYIIFAWFELPNEIPAHFNGVGEVDRWGSKVELFILPFIGLFLWIVMGLLERAPHMHNYPARLNENNVEAFYLNSRKILNEVKNLCLIFFAFISFQMVRIGLGETNSLGWWVLPVILLGTAIPIIKGIIATAKIK; encoded by the coding sequence ATGTATAGACCAATTTTAAAATTACCCAAAACAAAATCAGAGAAAATATGGAATTATATTGGCGGAGGTATATTTGTTGTATCCATCATCTATATTATATTTGCATGGTTCGAATTACCTAATGAAATTCCTGCGCACTTTAATGGTGTAGGCGAGGTAGATCGATGGGGCTCAAAAGTAGAGTTATTTATTCTTCCATTCATTGGTTTATTTTTATGGATTGTCATGGGACTACTAGAAAGGGCCCCACATATGCATAACTATCCAGCACGCTTGAATGAAAACAATGTAGAAGCATTCTATTTAAATAGCAGAAAAATACTAAATGAAGTGAAAAACCTCTGTCTTATTTTCTTCGCATTTATATCATTCCAAATGGTTCGTATTGGTCTTGGTGAAACAAATTCGTTAGGTTGGTGGGTCTTACCTGTCATCCTATTAGGAACTGCTATTCCGATCATTAAAGGGATAATTGCGACTGCAAAAATAAAATAA
- a CDS encoding methyl-accepting chemotaxis protein, with protein sequence MRFTIYKKLLLGFFIVILVLVTTIGLNIKQLDSVNKTYRTLLEEQTTKSISIQELRVIAKQEIVSMRGYLLLGDKQNYQSNQDSREEFKQKSEELMATLDSDESIKFLEAINKSEQSVQQFADRMFALKAEGETEKYEKLDSTQGRLIIKQFDERVENLSNYQSDYIDKKMAATSKQIQDIKLQMLLLGVFAVVISLIIAMVVGSLMSRPINGMAKAAKKIAEGDLTAEQIRIKNRDEVGDLALAFNQMAANLKDLITNVRQNTVQVSGSAAELTASADQTIQATEQITSSIQEVASGSEAQGKNASESSEAMKNMTKGIQQLASTTAAVSELAIETNSEAKKGNDSLHRVISQMTTINTAVLESASVVKNLDEHSIEIGNIIGIITDIAEQTNLLALNAAIEAARAGDHGRGFAVVADEVKKLAEQSKKSAEQIATLISEIQQDTNRAVTVMDTGTQEVQIGMKVVKVAEEGFSKIVELIEQVSMQIQEATTVSEEMSSSAEQIYASFDEIATIAQMSSSNLQNVASASEEQLATIEEVAASAATLSNMAEELHTQVSRFKLD encoded by the coding sequence ATGCGATTTACTATCTACAAGAAATTATTACTCGGTTTTTTTATAGTGATTTTAGTGCTTGTTACGACAATTGGTTTAAATATAAAACAGCTAGATTCTGTAAATAAGACCTATCGTACATTACTGGAGGAACAAACAACTAAATCAATCAGTATTCAGGAATTACGAGTTATTGCAAAACAAGAAATTGTTAGTATGCGTGGCTATTTACTGCTTGGAGACAAGCAAAATTATCAAAGCAATCAGGACTCTCGCGAGGAATTTAAGCAAAAATCTGAAGAGTTGATGGCTACTTTAGATTCTGATGAATCAATAAAATTCTTAGAGGCTATTAACAAAAGTGAGCAAAGTGTCCAACAATTCGCTGACCGTATGTTTGCGTTAAAGGCTGAAGGAGAAACTGAAAAGTATGAAAAACTTGATAGTACTCAAGGACGCCTAATCATTAAACAGTTTGATGAACGCGTTGAAAACCTTTCAAATTATCAAAGTGACTATATTGATAAAAAAATGGCTGCTACATCAAAACAAATTCAAGATATTAAACTCCAAATGCTTCTACTTGGGGTCTTTGCTGTTGTCATAAGTCTGATAATTGCAATGGTTGTAGGAAGCCTAATGTCCCGCCCTATTAATGGCATGGCTAAAGCTGCTAAAAAAATAGCGGAAGGCGACTTAACAGCCGAACAAATTCGTATTAAAAACCGTGATGAGGTGGGTGACTTAGCCCTTGCCTTTAATCAAATGGCTGCAAATTTAAAGGATTTAATTACAAATGTCCGTCAAAACACAGTGCAAGTTAGTGGCTCTGCTGCTGAGTTAACAGCAAGTGCAGACCAAACTATACAGGCTACAGAACAAATCACTTCTTCTATTCAAGAGGTTGCTAGTGGCTCTGAAGCCCAAGGAAAAAATGCCTCAGAAAGCTCTGAAGCGATGAAAAATATGACAAAGGGCATACAGCAATTAGCTTCTACGACGGCTGCGGTTTCTGAACTGGCAATCGAAACGAATTCAGAAGCTAAGAAAGGCAATGATTCATTACATCGTGTCATTTCTCAGATGACAACAATTAATACAGCCGTCTTAGAGTCGGCAAGTGTTGTGAAAAATTTAGATGAACATTCTATTGAAATTGGCAATATTATTGGGATTATTACGGATATTGCTGAACAAACAAATTTATTAGCACTTAATGCTGCAATTGAAGCGGCTCGTGCAGGCGATCATGGGCGTGGTTTTGCCGTTGTTGCTGATGAAGTGAAAAAGTTAGCAGAGCAATCGAAAAAATCCGCGGAGCAAATTGCTACTTTAATTTCTGAAATTCAGCAAGATACAAATCGTGCTGTGACCGTGATGGATACCGGTACGCAAGAGGTTCAAATTGGTATGAAAGTTGTAAAAGTAGCAGAAGAAGGCTTCTCTAAAATTGTCGAGCTTATTGAACAAGTTTCCATGCAAATCCAAGAAGCTACAACCGTGTCGGAGGAGATGTCATCTAGTGCAGAGCAAATTTATGCTTCCTTTGATGAAATAGCAACGATTGCACAAATGTCCTCATCTAATTTACAAAATGTCGCTTCTGCCTCAGAAGAACAATTGGCTACTATTGAAGAAGTGGCAGCTTCAGCAGCTACCCTTTCAAATATGGCAGAAGAGCTTCACACGCAAGTTTCTCGTTTTAAATTAGATTAA
- a CDS encoding HAD-IIB family hydrolase, with protein sequence MKFVFDLDGTICFKGKPLSEGIINALEACRRHGHEVMFASARPIRDLLPVLPESMRVYPMVGGNGAFVARDGETIEVTAFASKIVEGIRQIITAFQLPYLVDSHWDYAYTGSEDHPIYRNLDPLKAAKKVALQDIHDIVKVVLFPGEQREAVLSELQKLPVSLYEHASENIVDISPNGIDKWNGLSKLGVAAGEFIAFGNDANDASMFLKAKESICVGEHQVREMATLQVPSEEAAVIEMLLMLSVKYST encoded by the coding sequence ATGAAATTTGTCTTTGATTTAGATGGGACTATTTGTTTTAAAGGGAAACCGTTAAGTGAAGGAATCATCAATGCTTTAGAAGCATGTAGACGGCATGGACATGAAGTGATGTTTGCCTCTGCAAGACCAATACGTGATCTATTACCGGTATTACCAGAATCAATGAGAGTATATCCAATGGTAGGTGGTAACGGGGCATTTGTTGCTCGTGATGGAGAAACAATTGAGGTGACAGCTTTTGCTTCAAAAATAGTGGAGGGTATTCGGCAGATTATTACCGCTTTTCAATTACCATATCTAGTAGATAGTCATTGGGATTATGCTTATACAGGAAGTGAGGATCATCCAATTTATCGAAATCTAGATCCTTTAAAAGCGGCAAAAAAAGTAGCATTGCAGGATATTCATGACATTGTAAAGGTAGTGTTATTTCCAGGGGAACAGCGAGAAGCTGTATTGTCTGAACTACAAAAGCTTCCGGTGAGTCTGTATGAGCATGCTTCAGAAAATATTGTGGATATAAGTCCTAATGGTATTGATAAATGGAACGGCTTATCTAAATTGGGTGTTGCTGCAGGAGAGTTTATTGCATTTGGAAATGATGCAAATGATGCTTCTATGTTTTTGAAGGCGAAGGAAAGTATCTGTGTAGGAGAGCACCAGGTACGTGAAATGGCTACATTACAAGTTCCTAGCGAGGAAGCTGCCGTCATTGAAATGCTTCTTATGCTAAGTGTAAAGTACAGTACATAG
- a CDS encoding 2-isopropylmalate synthase, whose translation MGRKIWVFDTTLRDGEQVPGAKLNLYEKVEIAQQLKKLGVDIIEAGFPASSQGDFDAVRAVAEKVGNTNDIMITALARAVKADIDAVYNAVKYAENPMIHMVLGTSDIHVEKKFSKSKDQILQIGVDAVKYAKSLLPQVQYSTEDASRSDFEYLWKTIEAVMKAGATMINVPDTVGFAEPEEFGEMIFKLNDRMKNLNDSVLLSVHCHNDLGMATANTLAAIKNGADKVECTINGIGERAGNAALEEVVMALKTRSSVYNAETRINTKEIMNTSRLVSSFMGLDVQVNKAITGDNAFAHSSGIHQDGLLKSRDAYEIVHPEDVGLDDMELVLTARSGRHAVKNALEKLGFTNLSTDEFEGIFEGFLKLADAKKEVYDHDLYVIVESYYEKHDANNKNATHYSDQFFDIDDLQVVSNTSFPSASVKVRKGGEVFKASAVGSGPIDALYSAIAEITNIDIKLVEYNINSVSRGKEALGKVKITIEYDGEKYIAKAADTDILKASALAYINAINSIVVAKLTPVMN comes from the coding sequence ATGGGAAGAAAAATTTGGGTGTTTGATACAACTTTACGTGATGGCGAGCAAGTGCCTGGTGCAAAGCTAAATCTATATGAAAAAGTAGAGATTGCACAGCAACTGAAAAAACTAGGGGTCGATATTATCGAAGCTGGATTCCCCGCTTCATCACAAGGTGATTTTGATGCTGTCAGGGCCGTAGCTGAAAAGGTCGGCAACACGAACGACATCATGATTACAGCATTAGCACGTGCAGTGAAGGCAGATATTGATGCCGTCTATAACGCTGTAAAATATGCAGAAAATCCAATGATTCACATGGTACTTGGAACATCCGACATTCATGTGGAGAAAAAATTCAGCAAATCAAAGGATCAAATTCTACAAATTGGTGTAGATGCTGTGAAGTACGCTAAATCATTATTGCCGCAAGTTCAATATTCCACAGAGGATGCGTCTCGTTCAGATTTTGAATATCTTTGGAAAACAATCGAAGCTGTTATGAAAGCTGGCGCAACTATGATTAATGTTCCTGATACGGTTGGCTTTGCAGAACCAGAAGAATTTGGAGAGATGATTTTTAAATTAAATGACCGTATGAAAAATTTAAACGATAGCGTTCTTCTAAGCGTTCATTGTCACAATGACCTAGGGATGGCAACGGCTAATACACTTGCTGCCATTAAAAATGGGGCGGATAAAGTGGAATGTACAATCAATGGTATCGGTGAACGTGCAGGTAATGCTGCATTAGAGGAAGTTGTCATGGCGCTAAAAACTCGTAGCTCTGTCTACAACGCTGAGACACGTATCAATACAAAAGAGATTATGAATACTTCACGCCTTGTTTCTAGCTTTATGGGCCTAGATGTCCAGGTCAATAAAGCTATTACGGGAGATAATGCGTTTGCGCATTCTTCTGGTATTCATCAGGATGGTTTGCTAAAATCCCGTGATGCTTATGAAATTGTTCACCCTGAAGATGTAGGTCTTGATGATATGGAGCTAGTACTAACAGCTCGCTCTGGTCGCCATGCAGTAAAAAATGCCCTTGAAAAATTAGGATTTACTAATCTTTCTACAGATGAATTTGAAGGCATTTTTGAAGGCTTCTTAAAGCTAGCGGATGCGAAAAAGGAAGTATATGATCACGACTTATACGTTATTGTGGAAAGCTATTATGAAAAACATGATGCCAATAATAAAAATGCCACACATTATAGTGACCAATTCTTTGATATCGACGATCTACAAGTCGTCAGCAATACTAGCTTCCCTTCTGCAAGTGTGAAAGTTCGTAAAGGCGGCGAAGTCTTTAAAGCAAGTGCAGTAGGCTCTGGCCCAATCGATGCCTTATATTCAGCCATTGCAGAAATTACAAACATAGATATAAAACTAGTGGAATACAATATCAATAGTGTTTCACGAGGCAAAGAGGCTTTAGGTAAGGTGAAAATTACGATTGAGTATGATGGCGAAAAGTATATTGCCAAAGCAGCTGATACTGATATTCTAAAGGCAAGTGCCTTAGCCTATATTAATGCTATCAATAGCATTGTTGTAGCAAAATTAACACCTGTGATGAATTAA